One genomic region from Fictibacillus marinisediminis encodes:
- the mutS gene encoding DNA mismatch repair protein MutS has translation MAQYTPMIQQYLKIKSAHRDAFLFFRLGDFYEMFFEDATRASQLLEITLTSREGGTSERIPMCGVPHHSAANYIKQLVESGHKVAICEQVEDPKSAKGVVKREVIQIITPGTVMDHNLLKETENNFIAAVSYNAEEYSIVLNDLSTGELKGYVFKGDTSMLIQELQAMHAREVIMSSELYEQVAETVRMRYQIVSSIQDQNEVPDPFQHLVQENERELLKKACGRLFHYLLHTQKRSLEHLQPLSIQHINEFMKLDSFSKRNLELVETNRSKGKKGSLLWLLDRTVTGMGSRRLKQWIEQPLLVPALIEQRLNVVEELIQEFFVREELRDKLKRVYDLERLAGKVSFGNITARDLIQLKQTLGSVPGIKQTLSQLSNPYSKDLADKMDSHEELYHYLESSLHDDPPLSIKEGGLIKDGYHDELDTYRDASVNGKAWIASLEQRERSETGIKSLKIGYNRIFGYFIEVTRSNLSLIPEGRYERKQTLANAERFVTPDLKEKERLILEAEEKMVSLEYELFLQVREHVKSYIQSLQQLAKQLSEIDVLQAFAVVSEEQRYVKPVISADNRVAIANGRHPVVEKVMDAQEYVPNDIYLNNERSMLLITGPNMAGKSTYMRQLALTSVMMQIGCFVPADDAELPLFDQIFTRIGAADDLVGGQSTFMVEMLETRYALNKATEQSLILLDEIGRGTSTYDGMALAQSIVEFIHDHIGAKTLFSTHYHELTVLETQLSSLKNVYVSAIEEQGRLVFLHKVIDGQADKSFGIHVAQLAELPSAVIERAKFILEEFESDERSPKKAANKADTQLSLFIEENAADNISKKKHEKSEVEEFLKTMNLLEMTPLDAMNALFHLQKKVK, from the coding sequence ATGGCACAATACACACCCATGATCCAGCAATATTTAAAAATAAAATCGGCTCACCGTGACGCTTTTTTATTTTTCAGGCTCGGTGATTTTTATGAAATGTTTTTTGAAGATGCGACAAGAGCGTCTCAACTGCTTGAAATCACACTGACCAGCAGGGAAGGCGGCACTTCCGAACGCATACCAATGTGCGGAGTTCCTCACCATTCTGCTGCCAATTATATTAAACAGCTCGTTGAGTCCGGCCACAAGGTGGCGATTTGCGAACAGGTAGAAGACCCTAAATCCGCAAAAGGGGTCGTGAAGCGGGAAGTCATCCAGATCATTACTCCAGGAACCGTGATGGACCATAACCTGCTTAAAGAAACCGAAAATAATTTTATTGCAGCCGTTTCATATAACGCTGAAGAATACAGCATCGTACTGAACGATCTTTCTACTGGGGAATTAAAAGGATACGTTTTTAAAGGCGATACATCTATGCTCATACAGGAGCTTCAGGCCATGCATGCAAGAGAAGTCATCATGTCATCTGAACTTTATGAACAGGTTGCTGAAACTGTTCGAATGAGATATCAGATCGTCAGTTCCATTCAGGACCAGAATGAGGTGCCAGATCCTTTTCAGCATTTAGTCCAAGAAAACGAAAGAGAGCTGCTGAAGAAAGCATGCGGACGTCTCTTTCATTATTTGCTCCATACACAAAAACGATCATTGGAGCATCTGCAGCCTTTAAGCATCCAGCATATTAACGAATTCATGAAGCTCGACAGCTTTTCCAAACGGAATCTGGAGCTTGTTGAAACAAACCGTTCAAAAGGAAAAAAAGGATCACTTCTATGGCTCCTCGACCGGACAGTGACCGGTATGGGAAGCAGGAGACTGAAACAATGGATTGAGCAGCCTCTTCTCGTCCCTGCGCTGATTGAACAGCGGCTGAATGTTGTGGAAGAGCTGATCCAGGAATTTTTTGTGCGCGAGGAACTGCGTGACAAATTAAAAAGGGTGTATGACCTGGAAAGGCTGGCGGGTAAAGTTTCGTTTGGCAATATTACAGCCCGTGACCTCATCCAATTAAAACAGACATTGGGAAGCGTACCGGGCATCAAACAGACCCTCTCGCAGTTATCCAACCCATACAGCAAAGATCTGGCAGACAAGATGGACAGCCATGAAGAACTGTATCACTATCTTGAAAGCTCTCTGCATGATGATCCTCCTCTTTCTATAAAAGAAGGCGGACTGATCAAGGATGGGTATCATGACGAACTTGATACATACCGGGATGCCAGTGTGAACGGTAAAGCATGGATCGCGTCGCTTGAACAAAGAGAAAGAAGCGAGACAGGCATAAAATCGTTAAAGATCGGTTATAACCGGATTTTTGGCTATTTTATTGAAGTTACGCGCTCGAACCTTTCTCTGATCCCCGAGGGACGCTATGAAAGAAAGCAGACACTGGCTAACGCCGAACGGTTTGTAACCCCTGATCTTAAAGAAAAAGAAAGGCTAATCCTAGAGGCTGAGGAAAAAATGGTCTCGCTCGAGTACGAGCTTTTCTTGCAGGTAAGGGAGCATGTGAAGAGCTATATTCAATCTCTGCAGCAGCTGGCTAAGCAGCTCAGTGAGATCGACGTACTTCAGGCATTTGCTGTGGTCAGTGAAGAACAAAGATATGTAAAGCCTGTCATCTCTGCTGATAACCGAGTGGCTATTGCTAACGGCCGTCATCCCGTCGTGGAAAAGGTGATGGATGCCCAGGAGTATGTTCCAAATGATATCTATTTGAATAATGAGCGGTCGATGCTTCTGATCACAGGTCCGAACATGGCCGGTAAGAGCACGTACATGCGGCAGCTTGCACTCACTTCTGTCATGATGCAGATTGGCTGTTTCGTGCCGGCAGATGATGCAGAACTTCCGCTTTTTGATCAGATTTTTACCCGAATAGGAGCCGCGGATGACCTTGTGGGCGGGCAGAGTACGTTTATGGTTGAGATGCTCGAAACAAGGTATGCCTTAAATAAAGCAACAGAGCAAAGTCTGATTTTGCTTGATGAAATCGGGAGGGGAACATCTACGTATGACGGAATGGCGCTCGCTCAGTCCATCGTAGAGTTCATTCATGACCATATTGGAGCAAAGACGCTCTTTTCGACGCATTATCATGAGTTAACGGTCCTGGAAACGCAGCTCAGCTCGTTGAAAAATGTTTATGTATCAGCGATTGAAGAACAAGGAAGGCTCGTGTTTCTTCATAAAGTGATCGACGGACAAGCTGACAAAAGCTTTGGGATACATGTTGCACAGCTTGCAGAGCTTCCTTCAGCAGTAATCGAGAGGGCTAAATTCATTTTAGAAGAATTTGAATCGGACGAGCGTTCTCCAAAAAAGGCAGCGAACAAGGCAGATACCCAGCTGAGTCTATTTATAGAAGAAAATGCTGCAGACAACATATCCAAAAAGAAACATGAAAAATCGGAAGTGGAAGAGTTTCTGAAAACGATGAACCTCTTGGAAATGACACCACTGGATGCAATGAACGCTCTGTTTCATCTGCAAAAGAAAGTGAAATAA
- the mutL gene encoding DNA mismatch repair endonuclease MutL, with translation MGKIIQLDDHLSNKIAAGEVVERPASVVKELVENSIDAHSSRIEIELEEGGLSLIRIIDNGNGIEPDDCQLAFSRHATSKIKEEQDLFQIRTMGFRGEALPSIASVSQMEMKTGTGSGPGTALTIMNGQIQSVSSTNSRKGTDITVRHLFYNTPARLKHMKTINTELGNITDVINRLALGHPEISFRLRHNGRDLLNTNGSGNVLNVIAAVYGMSVARNMVPVTARSLDYEIEGYISKPEITRASRNYVSLFMNGRYIKNYAVQRAVQQAFHTLLPIGRYPLVVLSITMDPSIIDVNVHPSKLEARLSKEPELNSLVEEEVRNVLRKLRLIPEPSSSLAARIPEKDRSEQSTFTFEHGTQPLPPSEKKAMENVMDDHKKIMLPTEKISGDPVFTKRILEEETELPDQIKENQHLMVDEPFSLNPAVAPESKELPEEDSSKVPVMYPIGQMHGTYIIAQNEEGMYLIDQHAAQERIKYEFFREKVGQVASELQELFVPITFQFTNKEALIINENLEVLEKVGVFLEPFGQTTYIVRAHPQWFPAGHEKESIEEIIEQVLAEKQADIKKLREKAAIMMSCKGSIKANHHLRSDEIFMLLETLRKSEDPYTCPHGRPIIVHFSTYEMEKMFKRVM, from the coding sequence GTGGGAAAGATAATCCAACTGGACGATCACCTATCCAATAAAATCGCTGCCGGCGAGGTAGTAGAACGGCCGGCCTCTGTGGTCAAGGAACTTGTTGAGAATTCCATCGATGCGCATTCAAGCCGAATCGAGATCGAGCTTGAAGAGGGGGGCCTGTCTTTAATTCGAATCATTGACAATGGAAACGGGATCGAACCTGATGATTGTCAATTGGCATTCAGCCGGCATGCAACGAGTAAAATAAAAGAAGAACAGGATCTGTTTCAAATCCGAACGATGGGTTTTCGGGGGGAGGCGCTCCCCTCGATCGCTTCGGTTTCCCAGATGGAAATGAAAACAGGGACAGGCTCAGGCCCGGGTACGGCTCTGACGATTATGAACGGGCAGATTCAATCCGTATCTTCAACAAATTCCAGAAAAGGCACCGATATCACAGTCCGCCACCTGTTTTACAATACACCTGCAAGATTGAAGCACATGAAGACGATCAACACCGAGCTCGGCAATATAACTGACGTCATCAACCGGCTGGCACTGGGCCATCCTGAAATCTCTTTCCGGCTCAGGCATAATGGAAGGGATCTATTAAACACAAACGGAAGCGGAAACGTGCTCAATGTCATCGCTGCTGTGTATGGAATGAGTGTGGCAAGGAATATGGTTCCTGTAACTGCCAGGTCCCTCGATTATGAAATTGAAGGATACATCTCAAAGCCTGAGATTACGAGAGCATCAAGAAATTACGTTTCATTGTTCATGAACGGAAGATATATCAAGAATTACGCGGTCCAGCGTGCCGTTCAGCAGGCGTTCCATACGCTTCTTCCCATCGGCAGATACCCGCTTGTCGTCCTGTCGATCACGATGGATCCATCTATCATCGATGTGAATGTCCATCCATCAAAATTGGAAGCAAGGTTGAGCAAGGAGCCGGAACTCAACTCTTTAGTGGAAGAAGAAGTAAGGAACGTGCTGCGGAAGCTGAGGCTGATTCCCGAACCTTCGTCTTCACTTGCTGCCAGGATACCGGAGAAAGACCGTTCAGAACAAAGTACCTTCACGTTTGAGCATGGAACGCAGCCATTACCGCCATCTGAAAAGAAAGCTATGGAAAATGTGATGGATGATCATAAGAAGATAATGCTTCCAACTGAAAAAATCTCTGGTGATCCAGTGTTTACTAAGAGGATTTTAGAGGAGGAAACAGAGCTTCCAGATCAAATAAAAGAGAACCAGCATCTTATGGTGGATGAGCCGTTTTCTCTGAATCCGGCGGTTGCTCCCGAAAGTAAGGAACTCCCGGAAGAGGATTCCAGCAAAGTACCTGTAATGTATCCGATCGGCCAGATGCATGGCACATATATCATCGCTCAAAATGAAGAAGGCATGTATTTGATCGATCAGCATGCAGCACAGGAACGAATTAAATACGAATTCTTCAGAGAAAAGGTAGGACAGGTAGCTTCAGAGCTTCAGGAGCTGTTTGTTCCTATTACATTCCAGTTTACAAATAAGGAAGCCTTAATCATTAATGAAAATCTTGAAGTACTGGAAAAGGTAGGGGTCTTTCTCGAGCCGTTCGGCCAAACAACGTATATCGTGAGAGCACATCCTCAATGGTTTCCAGCAGGGCATGAGAAAGAAAGCATCGAAGAAATCATAGAACAGGTATTGGCAGAAAAGCAGGCTGATATCAAAAAGTTAAGAGAAAAAGCCGCCATTATGATGTCGTGCAAAGGATCGATTAAAGCTAACCATCATTTGCGCAGCGATGAGATCTTCATGCTGCTTGAAACACTTAGAAAAAGCGAAGATCCTTACACCTGCCCCCATGGCCGGCCGATTATCGTCCATTTTTCGACGTATGAGATGGAAAAGATGTTTAAAAGAGTTATGTGA
- the miaA gene encoding tRNA (adenosine(37)-N6)-dimethylallyltransferase MiaA translates to MKERLFVIVGPTAVGKTKTGIELAKAFDGEIISGDSMQIYRSMDIGTAKISKEEMEGIPHHLIDIKDPCDSFSAAEFQELARTSISDINKRGKVPIIVGGTGLYIRSVTHQYEFSSAPGDESYRQELEELAREKGEVHVHALLEKNDPKSAGKIHPNNIRRVIRALEIYHSTGKTMSDTLAEQQTHEESPYELVLIGLSMERELLYERINQRVDEMVASGLVEEAHRLYSEGVHDCQSVQAIGYKEIYEYLEGRLTLDEAVELLKRNSRRYAKRQYTWFRNQMDIEWFDMSSLNFYDNFKEIRLFVEGKLKNLSNDYSNG, encoded by the coding sequence ATGAAAGAAAGATTATTCGTGATTGTCGGTCCGACGGCTGTCGGCAAAACGAAAACAGGTATCGAACTCGCCAAAGCGTTTGATGGTGAGATCATCAGCGGTGATTCCATGCAGATCTATCGCAGTATGGACATAGGCACAGCAAAAATCTCAAAAGAGGAAATGGAAGGAATTCCTCATCATCTGATTGATATTAAAGATCCATGTGATTCATTTTCAGCAGCTGAGTTTCAGGAGCTGGCCAGAACAAGCATTTCTGATATTAACAAAAGAGGAAAAGTACCGATTATCGTTGGTGGTACCGGATTATATATCCGTTCGGTCACACATCAGTATGAATTCTCATCGGCTCCCGGGGATGAAAGCTACCGCCAGGAACTGGAAGAGCTTGCAAGGGAGAAAGGCGAGGTGCATGTTCATGCTCTCCTCGAAAAGAACGACCCTAAAAGTGCAGGAAAAATCCACCCTAACAATATAAGAAGAGTAATCCGGGCTCTTGAAATCTATCATAGCACTGGCAAGACGATGTCTGATACGCTCGCAGAACAGCAAACACACGAGGAATCACCGTACGAACTTGTTTTGATTGGATTATCGATGGAGCGTGAACTGCTGTATGAGCGGATCAATCAGAGGGTGGATGAGATGGTAGCATCAGGATTGGTGGAAGAGGCCCATCGTTTATATTCAGAGGGAGTGCATGATTGCCAATCCGTCCAAGCCATCGGGTATAAAGAAATTTACGAGTATCTTGAAGGCAGGCTGACGTTGGATGAAGCGGTCGAACTTCTTAAGCGGAACTCCAGACGATATGCCAAGCGGCAGTATACCTGGTTCAGGAATCAGATGGACATCGAATGGTTTGATATGTCATCACTAAACTTTTATGATAATTTTAAAGAAATCAGATTATTTGTAGAAGGAAAATTAAAGAACCTGTCGAATGATTATTCTAATGGCTAA
- the hfq gene encoding RNA chaperone Hfq, with the protein MKQAINIQDQYLNQLRRENIYVTVYLLNGFQLKGLVKGFDNFTVILESDGKQHLIYKHAISTFTPHRPVELPAEN; encoded by the coding sequence ATGAAGCAAGCGATCAATATCCAGGATCAGTATTTAAACCAATTACGACGTGAAAACATCTATGTGACTGTATATTTACTGAATGGCTTTCAACTAAAAGGACTGGTGAAAGGGTTCGATAATTTTACGGTCATCCTGGAATCAGATGGGAAGCAGCACTTAATATACAAGCATGCCATCTCAACTTTTACGCCTCATCGTCCGGTCGAGCTGCCGGCTGAAAATTAA
- a CDS encoding tyrosine-type recombinase/integrase — translation MFPLIDSLPSYSAVYLETLEKKGRQESTIRRYFYDLNDFLAWMRVVKEEDSFSVFQSLRTEDYQSYFDFLIHERNYSLRTLRRVLTVLKQLVQFQITLGKLAYNPVNGVDLGIGEETDFTDEDFISSEELDKLFEVIKSYEGLTENQQKYRHLLISRNLSIVILLSRYGLTLLELTSLKMRHINFTKGIIQVPSETSLPRKIRIEREDQAFLYSYYETIPAAVRPAWYSNDSFFAAFDYQRGTYRWVYKTNSPKPLTEIAVQKMIRLEIKRSGLRKGISAQHMRRTCILRELQTEKEPEQIKEKFGFKSSLSLERYYKYLQSVSKT, via the coding sequence ATGTTTCCGCTAATCGATTCCTTGCCCAGCTATTCGGCAGTGTATTTAGAGACCTTGGAGAAGAAAGGCAGACAGGAAAGTACCATCAGGCGCTATTTTTACGATCTGAACGACTTTTTAGCGTGGATGAGAGTCGTTAAAGAGGAGGACAGCTTTTCTGTATTCCAATCTCTGCGAACAGAAGACTATCAGTCCTATTTTGACTTTTTGATACATGAAAGAAATTATTCGCTTCGAACATTGCGCCGGGTATTGACGGTGTTAAAACAGCTTGTACAGTTTCAGATTACGCTCGGCAAACTTGCCTACAATCCGGTAAACGGAGTGGATCTTGGGATTGGGGAGGAAACTGATTTTACAGATGAGGACTTTATTTCTTCCGAGGAATTGGACAAACTCTTTGAGGTCATTAAATCGTATGAAGGACTGACGGAGAATCAACAAAAATACCGGCATCTTCTGATCAGCCGCAACCTTTCCATCGTCATTCTTCTTTCTCGTTATGGCCTGACATTACTTGAATTGACATCCTTGAAGATGAGACACATCAATTTTACAAAGGGTATCATACAAGTACCTTCTGAAACGAGCCTCCCCCGAAAAATAAGGATAGAACGAGAGGATCAAGCGTTTCTTTATTCTTATTACGAAACGATCCCTGCTGCGGTTCGTCCTGCCTGGTATTCCAATGATTCGTTCTTTGCCGCCTTTGATTACCAGCGTGGAACCTACCGCTGGGTCTACAAGACCAATTCACCCAAACCGCTGACTGAGATCGCTGTACAAAAAATGATCCGTCTTGAAATCAAAAGGTCTGGGTTGCGAAAAGGCATCTCCGCACAGCACATGAGACGAACTTGCATACTTCGTGAACTTCAAACGGAGAAAGAACCCGAACAGATCAAAGAAAAATTTGGGTTCAAGTCCTCTTTAAGCCTCGAACGCTATTATAAATATCTGCAATCCGTTTCGAAGACATAA
- a CDS encoding YhcN/YlaJ family sporulation lipoprotein, which yields MKRYVLAAAAVLWISGCSQNELDLDKEKSYKAPTKVNMKNLPNSQNDAPNVNEKNYESKNAKEISDLAETVPGVKNADVIVSGIYTLVGITPEHHLTKGKSDHLRLRVYQTIKGNEHGKNAAITTAPSLIREMRAIQRKIDAGDNLYTDDVYNKLGILIGKITPVSNQAKRNYQKDLDRTKQNNMGRQIYE from the coding sequence ATGAAACGATATGTATTGGCTGCAGCGGCTGTACTTTGGATATCCGGCTGTTCGCAGAACGAACTGGATCTCGATAAAGAAAAGAGCTATAAAGCTCCTACGAAAGTCAACATGAAGAACTTGCCCAACTCCCAGAATGATGCCCCGAACGTAAATGAAAAAAATTATGAATCAAAAAATGCAAAAGAAATTTCGGATTTGGCAGAGACGGTACCTGGGGTCAAAAATGCAGATGTAATTGTGAGCGGGATTTATACGTTGGTAGGCATCACACCGGAGCATCACCTTACAAAGGGAAAAAGTGATCATCTGAGGTTGAGGGTTTATCAGACCATTAAAGGAAATGAACATGGAAAAAACGCAGCCATCACGACCGCCCCTTCATTGATCAGGGAAATGAGGGCGATTCAAAGAAAGATCGACGCAGGTGACAATCTTTATACGGATGATGTTTATAATAAATTAGGAATACTGATTGGTAAAATTACCCCAGTTTCAAATCAGGCGAAACGGAATTATCAGAAAGACCTCGACCGAACGAAACAAAATAATATGGGCAGGCAGATCTACGAATAG
- a CDS encoding YitT family protein produces the protein MYFLKKALLVLMGLFLTAFGTKLLTVSHLTFGGTAGISTLLTFSTGISWGVWFFVINLPFFILSVKRLGISFSVYTLLCISLISLINEFLKIAPSPGMHPLLIAIVSGLIIGTGVVLVLNNGASLGGIHILAVYMDQHLSINRGKTLFLTDFIIVISASLMVGFVHALYSIVTITIASYLAGKFKPQGTKNDDENDLTLEAQA, from the coding sequence ATGTATTTTTTGAAAAAAGCCCTTTTAGTTCTTATGGGGCTGTTCTTAACCGCTTTCGGAACTAAACTTCTTACCGTTTCCCACCTGACATTTGGTGGAACAGCGGGGATTTCCACCCTGCTGACCTTCTCGACCGGTATTTCATGGGGTGTCTGGTTTTTCGTGATCAATCTCCCTTTCTTTATTTTATCTGTAAAAAGGCTGGGGATTTCCTTTTCGGTGTATACACTTCTCTGTATCTCGCTGATTTCATTGATCAATGAATTTCTTAAGATTGCTCCCTCTCCTGGAATGCATCCTCTTCTCATTGCGATTGTTTCAGGACTGATTATCGGAACAGGAGTCGTGCTCGTGTTGAACAATGGTGCATCACTTGGCGGCATTCATATTTTGGCTGTCTATATGGATCAGCATCTTTCAATCAACCGCGGGAAAACATTATTTCTGACCGACTTTATTATTGTTATTTCTGCATCTTTAATGGTCGGCTTTGTACATGCACTCTACTCCATCGTTACAATTACGATCGCAAGTTACCTTGCCGGCAAGTTCAAACCGCAAGGAACGAAAAATGATGATGAAAACGATCTGACCCTCGAAGCTCAGGCATAA
- the spoVK gene encoding stage V sporulation protein K gives MTFKKKTQINIILNQNNERDRVEEEASPSAKERQLEKHLPLKKMEQEMASLVGMEELKGFIKEIYAWLYVNKCRAEQGLKVEKQVLHMMFKGNPGTGKTTVARMLGNLFHEMNVLSKGHLIEVERADLVGEYIGHTAQKTRELLKKAMGGILFIDEAYSLARGGEKDFGKEAIDTLVKAMEDQQHDFILILAGYSGEMDRFLKLNPGLPSRFPIMVSFPDYSVDELMEISRKMVAERQYIMAKDSEWKLRQHLQRVCAAGEKSFSNGRYIRNIIEKAVRKQSVRLLREERTDKKSLMSLIADDLHLEEKHGI, from the coding sequence ATGACATTTAAAAAGAAGACGCAAATTAATATTATTCTGAACCAAAATAATGAAAGAGATCGTGTTGAAGAAGAAGCGAGTCCTTCTGCGAAAGAAAGACAGCTTGAAAAGCACCTTCCATTAAAGAAGATGGAGCAGGAAATGGCATCGCTCGTTGGAATGGAAGAGTTAAAAGGCTTTATTAAAGAAATTTATGCCTGGCTTTATGTGAATAAATGCAGAGCGGAACAAGGACTGAAAGTGGAAAAACAAGTGCTTCATATGATGTTTAAAGGAAATCCAGGTACCGGGAAAACGACGGTTGCACGGATGCTCGGAAACCTTTTTCATGAGATGAATGTTTTGTCAAAAGGACATCTGATTGAAGTAGAGCGAGCAGATCTTGTGGGAGAATATATCGGCCACACTGCGCAAAAAACACGAGAGCTCCTAAAGAAAGCTATGGGGGGCATCCTTTTTATTGATGAAGCCTATTCACTGGCACGCGGCGGAGAAAAAGATTTTGGGAAAGAAGCCATTGATACGCTTGTCAAAGCAATGGAGGATCAGCAGCATGATTTTATTCTTATCCTTGCGGGTTATTCAGGGGAAATGGATCGTTTTCTTAAATTGAATCCTGGTCTGCCGTCAAGATTTCCCATTATGGTTTCCTTTCCCGACTATTCCGTCGATGAACTAATGGAAATCTCAAGAAAGATGGTAGCTGAGCGTCAATATATCATGGCGAAAGATTCAGAATGGAAGCTCCGGCAGCATCTTCAGCGGGTTTGTGCAGCTGGAGAGAAATCCTTCAGCAACGGCAGATATATCCGGAATATCATTGAAAAAGCCGTCAGGAAACAATCAGTTCGTTTACTGAGAGAAGAGAGGACAGATAAGAAGTCATTGATGAGTCTGATCGCTGATGACCTTCATCTGGAAGAAAAACATGGAATTTGA
- the hflX gene encoding GTPase HflX, translating to MEEIKHSHLEKAILVGCQLPGQTDERFFYSMEELESLTKTAQGQAIVSVTQKRERYDSATFIGKGKIEEILALEEELEPDLIIFNDELTPAQNRNLSRFFDARIIDRTQLILDIFATRARSREGKLQVELAQLQYILPRLAGIGVSLSRLGAGIGTRGPGETKLEKDRRHIRSRITEIKRQLADIVSHRGRYRERRKENQAIQAALVGYTNAGKSTIFNGLTSADSYEENLLFATLDPLTRKMRLPAGLQVLVTDTVGFIQDLPTSLIAAFRSTLEEVKEADVLIHVIDGSSEDRDQHESTVLSILKDLDAASIPMITVYNKKDQFKEGFIPATASVSISAFQQEDLLLLKDVIETEVKKQLEYYHIFVPAAEGRKLSMLKNNTILLEQVFIEDTQSYECRGYALPSMKLQ from the coding sequence TTGGAAGAAATCAAGCATTCTCATCTAGAGAAAGCCATCCTCGTTGGCTGCCAGTTACCAGGGCAAACCGACGAGCGATTTTTTTATTCAATGGAAGAGCTGGAGTCGTTGACAAAAACGGCTCAGGGACAAGCTATCGTTTCTGTTACCCAGAAGCGGGAGCGATATGATTCTGCTACATTTATAGGCAAAGGTAAAATTGAAGAGATACTGGCGCTCGAAGAGGAACTGGAGCCGGATCTGATTATTTTTAATGACGAACTGACACCTGCGCAGAACAGAAATCTCTCCCGCTTTTTTGACGCAAGGATCATTGACCGAACTCAGCTCATCCTTGATATTTTTGCAACACGCGCACGGTCAAGAGAAGGAAAACTTCAGGTTGAACTTGCACAGCTGCAATATATTCTTCCTAGGCTGGCGGGTATCGGGGTTTCTTTGTCACGCCTTGGTGCAGGTATTGGTACAAGAGGCCCAGGGGAAACCAAACTTGAAAAAGACAGAAGGCACATCCGGTCCAGGATCACTGAGATCAAACGCCAGCTCGCAGATATCGTCAGCCATCGTGGACGGTACAGAGAAAGAAGAAAAGAAAATCAGGCGATCCAGGCAGCGCTGGTCGGCTATACGAATGCAGGCAAGTCCACCATTTTCAATGGGCTAACCTCTGCAGACAGCTATGAAGAAAATTTACTGTTTGCCACATTGGATCCCCTGACAAGAAAAATGAGGCTGCCAGCAGGTCTCCAGGTGCTTGTGACAGATACGGTCGGTTTTATACAGGACCTTCCCACATCCCTGATTGCAGCATTTCGATCAACGCTTGAAGAGGTAAAGGAAGCAGACGTTCTCATTCATGTCATTGACGGCTCAAGCGAAGACCGTGATCAGCATGAATCCACAGTACTTTCCATTTTGAAGGATCTTGACGCTGCCTCCATTCCGATGATTACAGTCTACAATAAAAAAGATCAGTTTAAAGAAGGTTTCATACCCGCAACAGCTTCTGTCTCCATCTCGGCTTTTCAACAAGAGGATCTGCTTCTTTTAAAAGATGTGATCGAAACCGAAGTGAAGAAGCAGCTGGAATACTATCATATTTTTGTTCCTGCAGCAGAAGGCAGAAAGCTGTCGATGCTGAAAAACAACACCATCCTGCTGGAACAGGTTTTCATTGAAGATACACAAAGCTACGAATGCAGAGGCTATGCCCTGCCGTCCATGAAATTACAATAA